The DNA window ACAGTAACCATGAAGCTAACTTTGTGGCATAAAGCGATGATTTTCTCGTTAGTTCTAAATATAAGTGTCTTTGGAATAACAGGCGTCTGGTCGCAATTTGCTGCACAACAGCAACAGCCGCTTACTGAAATTATTGTTGACTTATCAATACCGATGGATGAAACTGCTCAGCAAAGCAACGGACTCTTTTCACCTGACAATATTGAGCCCTCTGAATTTGAACCGGCTGAAACGAACCCGTTATCAGCAGCTGAAAGTCTCACTTCTGCTTCTTCGGCTGTTATTCAGTCACAGCAAGAATTTCCCAGTACTTCTGGCAATGCCAATATGACCGAGGCGCCAACTTCAGCAGCAGCTCCAACCAAATCAAGTGCTCCGCAGGCTGGCAGTATGGGAATTACTCCGCCTAAATTACTCAAACGGATACAGCCGGTGTATCCTGAAATTGCCCGCAGAAATGGTGCATCGGGTACTGTTAAGGTCAAGGCGCTTATCTTGAAAGACGGGTCAGTAGGTGACTGCTCTGTTATCGCGTCCTCGGGATATCCGGAACTTGATGAAGCTGCTCTAAACGCAGTGCAAGCAGGGCAGTTTTCACCGGCGATTGACCGGGCAACTAGGCAGCCGATTAAATCCTATGTGGCATTATCTGTT is part of the Veillonellaceae bacterium genome and encodes:
- a CDS encoding energy transducer TonB, with product MKLTLWHKAMIFSLVLNISVFGITGVWSQFAAQQQQPLTEIIVDLSIPMDETAQQSNGLFSPDNIEPSEFEPAETNPLSAAESLTSASSAVIQSQQEFPSTSGNANMTEAPTSAAAPTKSSAPQAGSMGITPPKLLKRIQPVYPEIARRNGASGTVKVKALILKDGSVGDCSVIASSGYPELDEAALNAVQAGQFSPAIDRATRQPIKSYVALSVSFSLNKR